Within the Echinicola sp. 20G genome, the region GCAAGCCTCCTTTTTTGCCCCCTCCTATTTTACCTGTCAAAAACAAGCGCTATAATGCTGGGGAAATAGATTTGGAGGACGGAAGGAAGCTGTATATCAATCGGGCTTTAGGCCATTACTTTCAAGTCAGGTTCAATGTAAGACCTGAAATTACTTTGTTTCAGTTGGAAGCCGTGAGCTAAACAATTTTATGTTGAATAGGTATATTAACTGTTCAATTTCAATTTTATGAAAATCCTATTAGTATCCATTGGTACCCGAGGTGATATGGAGCCGTTTTTAGCTATTGGGCAGATGCTTAAGCAAAAGGGGCATGAAGTGGTGGCTGTTTTTCCCGGTCAATTTGAAGGCCTTGCTTTGGACGCTGGTTTGGAATTCCGATCCTTGGGAAATGAATTTTTGGATTTGCTGGAAAGCAAAGAGGGGAAGTTGGCTTTAGGTGGTGGAGGGTCATTATGGAAAAAAATCCCTGCCTTTTTCCGTTTGACCTTGAAGTACACCCGCATCAACAAGCAATTGATCATGCGGCAATATGAAACGGTTAAGGCCGAAGGACCTGACAGGATTCTTAGGCATGCAAAGGCGGTATATCCTGTACTTTGGGAATTGGAAAATCCAGAGAAAACGGTGTTGATAAGTCCAGTGCCCTATATTGTGCACACCGTAAAAGATCGGGCGCATATCGCATTTTCGGGAAGCTACGGGAAAGTTATCAACAAACTAACGTATTGGATTGCATTGGCCGGTTTGATTCAAACGATCAAGAAGAGCGCTAAGTGGATCCATAAGCGATACAGTACCCAAGCAGTAAGATCAGCTGTCCTATCTACCAAAACCGTTTACACCATTTCGCCACAACTTTTCTCCAGACCTGATTATTGGTCAGCTTATGTGAAAGTACTGGGGTACCAAGAGCGAAAGGGCAATGTCAATGGGAATATAGATAAGGGCTTGGAAGCTTTTATAGCAAAACATGAAAAGTTACTTTTTGTAACTTTTGGTAGCATGACCAACCCAGATTCTGAGGGGAAAACCAAGGTGCTGTTGGAAGTTATCCACCATTTGAAAATCCCAACAGTTATCAACACAGCTGCTGGAGGATTACTAAAGCCTGAGCAATATGATCCGAATTTGGTTTGCTTTATCACGCAAGTGCCTTATGATTATATCCTTCCAAAAATGTACGCCATGGTCCATCACGGTGGTTCCGGGACGACCCACTTGTCCTTGAAGCATGGGTGTGCCTCCATGATCGTTCCACATATTATCGACCAATACATGTGGAATGAGGTTTTGAATAATGTGGGAGTTGGTCCAAAAGGGATGGAGATAGGTAAGTTTAAGACCAAGTATTTGTTGCCCAAACTGAAGGACTTGTGGGAAAATGAAGCCTATAAAGCCAAAGCAAAGGAAATTGCCATTAAAATGGAGCAGGAAAACTTCGGGGAAGAAATATGTCGTTTTATTTTAAGTGATTAAATACTGGCAAACAAAAAGCAATTTTTTTGGTGATAAATAATTGAAATAAGGTATTATTGAGAACAAAAACGTGTATCAACGGATACTTTTTATCCTGTAGTCAATTTGTTTTATCTATTAACTCCACCGACTAAAAATGACAAATGAAGAAAAGCAGGCCGCTGAAAAGAATATCAGATGGGCTTGGATTTGTGGAATAATTTCAGCTGTTGTAACGCTAATTGTTGGAATCTTAGGGCACTATATTGACGATTTTCGCTACCATTATGATTATGATCTATGGTCGATATTGGATGTATTATTGATTGGAGGGCTGACCTATGGGATTTTTAAGAAAAACAGGTATTCCGCATTATGTATGTTGATTTACTTTGTGGGCTCCAAATTGCTGAACATAGTGGATTCTGGAAATACTTCTGGGTTGCTGTTAGCAGTAGGTTTTGGAGTCGTCTATTACCGGGCAACTGTTTCCTGTTTTAGGTTGCACAAGGATGCTGTTGAGCAAGGAGAAATGGAACCTACATCAACAAAGAGAGGAGCCGCATTTTATGTAGGAATGTCAATAGCAGGTTTCTTGGGCTTGTGTTTGGTTATTTTAATGGTTCTTGGGCTTATGTCTCCAGAGATAGAGGTAATTCCAGGAAGACAGGTGGATAAGGAATATGTGAATTTTTTGAGAACGGAAGGTTTGTTGGAAGGTCTGGAGGAGATGCATTATTGGTACTCGGATGGTTTTACTGACTTTAAAGAAGGCTTTTACTTTTTTAGCGACCAAAAGGTAGTTGTTTACAATGAGTCATGGTTCGAACCTGCGATAATCATTCCTTATGAGCAAATTTTGGACATTAGCTTTGAGCGAGATTCATCTTTTTTTGAAGATAGTATGATTACGTTGTATTTGGATGATGAATCTTCAGTCTATTTTCCGGTATCCAGTGAAAATGATGGGGATATAAAATACTATGCAAAACTTAGGGAAGTTTGGAATGAAAAAGTTGGACAGCATGAAGATTAACCAAAGACTTGGACTTCATTTGTTTTTATGGGCAGGGTTGGTTTTACTATCTCCCTATGCCCAAGCACAAATAGACCTTGCTGATTCAAGTGCGCAAGTAATCGGTTATTGGATGAATCAGGAGGTTCAGTCCTATGAAATAAGCTTGGAGACTTATACTGTTAATAAAGAGGATACATCCTCGATCCAGACGATTAAATACAAAGTGGATATCAGCGTCTTGGATTCCACTAGCAGCGATTATACCATCCAATGGGTATATAAAGATTATGAAGTCAATACCCAAAATCCGTTTTTAGACAAGATGGTTAAGATGGGAGAAAACCTAGTTGTAAAAGTTAGAACCAATGAGTTGGGAGTTTTACAGGAAGTCATTAATTGGAAGGAGATCAGGGAATTTATGTGGAATGCAGGTGATATGATAAAGGGAGAATTAGGTGCTGATCCAACTCTAAATAAGTTCATTGATCGATCTATGAAGACCTATAACAGTGAAGAAGCCATCAGGGCCAATACCATCCATGACATTTTGCAGTTCTATACCTTACATGGGGCAAAGTACCCTCTTGGTGAGCAGCTTTCGGGAGTGATACAAGTGAGAAACAATGCAGGTGGGGACCCTATTGATACTAATATTTGGGTTTCCCTGGATGAAATTAATGT harbors:
- a CDS encoding glycosyltransferase, giving the protein MKILLVSIGTRGDMEPFLAIGQMLKQKGHEVVAVFPGQFEGLALDAGLEFRSLGNEFLDLLESKEGKLALGGGGSLWKKIPAFFRLTLKYTRINKQLIMRQYETVKAEGPDRILRHAKAVYPVLWELENPEKTVLISPVPYIVHTVKDRAHIAFSGSYGKVINKLTYWIALAGLIQTIKKSAKWIHKRYSTQAVRSAVLSTKTVYTISPQLFSRPDYWSAYVKVLGYQERKGNVNGNIDKGLEAFIAKHEKLLFVTFGSMTNPDSEGKTKVLLEVIHHLKIPTVINTAAGGLLKPEQYDPNLVCFITQVPYDYILPKMYAMVHHGGSGTTHLSLKHGCASMIVPHIIDQYMWNEVLNNVGVGPKGMEIGKFKTKYLLPKLKDLWENEAYKAKAKEIAIKMEQENFGEEICRFILSD